ACCCCTGACACCGACGCCGCGCTTAATGAATTGCGGCTGCGGCTGCGTAACGGCCTGCGCTCCGCGGTTACGGTTGGCTACGGGCCGCGTTTCCTCCACTCTACCGGCCAATTACACAAAGGCGACGGCAACAAGGGCCTCTTTGTTCAACTCACCCACACCCCGGTCACGGACGTTGAAATCCCCGGCGAAAAGTACACCTTCGCCACCCTGGTGGCGGCCCAGGCCCAGGGTGATTATCACGCCCTCAAAGAAAATGGTCGCCGCCTCATTCGTTTCCACATCGAGGCCGGGCAGGTTATTCCGGCAGCGATCCGCAAGTTGATTCCGGCTTAAAGATAATAGGTTCAGACGAGGATGGCCCACTTTCCCCGTGAGCCTGCCCCGGCGGCTTAAAAACTCTGGCTTCAAATAAAAATCTCCACGGTCCCTCTATCGTGGAGATTTTTTTGTCAAATCTATTTCTCATTCCCAAATTTGTTTGGACCTCCCAAACTTGTTTGGACCCAAACCCAGTTTGGGAACGAGAAAAATCGCGGAGACTTGGTCAATGGTCCTAAGTCTTGATCAGAAATTCTGATTTTGCCGGCGAATCATCTTGCGACGGGCTTTGCGGATGGCGCGTTGTTTGGCCAACCGGCGCTGCTCGCTTTTTGACACATACCATCGCTTCTTTCGATAAGTGCTCAAAATGCGAGATTTTACAATTTCTTTGCGGAATCTTTTTAACAAAGATTCTTGAGATTCACCTGCTCTTAGCTCTACGCTCAATGCATTCACACCTCCTTTCTAACTTATAGATTTAGCATAAAAACGGTTATATATCCACCGCTACTTCACCAGTTCCATCCCCATCATCTCTAAACGCCAGATCGGCTGCTTCCTCCAGTTCGGCCACCAGTTCCAGGCTGTCGCCCTCGGTCTGGCTGTCGTCGTCCTGGCCATGATAGTGCAGGTAGCCTGTCCCGGCGGGGATCAGTTTGCCCAGGATCACGTTTTCCTTCAGGCCAAACAGGTCATCTCGTTTGCCCTCAATGGCCGCCTGGGCCAGCACGTTGATGGTATGCTGGAAGGAGGAAGCCGAGAGGAAGCTCTCGGTGCTGAGAGCGGCTTTGGTGATACCCAACAAAATGGGCCGCCCTGCCGCCGGACGTTTGCCTTTCGCAATCAGCTCTTGGTTGATGGCCTGGAATTTTTGATAGTCGAGCAATTCGCCGGCCAGATAGTCGCCATCGCCGCCGGTCACAATTCGCACTTTGTTGGTCATCTGGCGGATGATAACCTCGATGTGTTTATCGTTGATGGGCACGCCCTGTGAGCGATACACTTTTTGCACCTCCTCCAACAGGTAAACCTGGGCCGCCTCCCGGCCCAGCACGCGCAGGATGCGGTTGGGGTTGAGCGAGCCTTCCGTCAGTTGTTGGCCCACCGTTACCTTGTTGCCATCTTTCACCCGCAAGCGGGCCGCCGACTCGATCTCGTACTCCTCTTCTTGAGTGAATTTCCAGCGGATGGTAATCTTGAACCCATCGCGTTGCACTTTGCCGCCGGTTTCGGCCACAATTTCCTGGTCGCCTCGTTTGGCCAGGCGAGTTTTGGCCGCTATTTCGTCGCCGTCTTCCACCAAAACGGCCCAATTGCCGGGGATTTCGTATTCGTCCCGGCGCATTTCAGACGAAACCACTTTCAAAACCCGGCTGCCGTCTTCGCGGACCACCAGTTCAACCCGCCCATCAAGGTCGGAGATAATGGCTTCACCTTTGGGCGCCCGCGCTTCAAACAGCTCCTGCACGCGGGGCAGACCGTGCGTAATATCCTCAACGCCGGCCACGCCGCCGGTGTGGAAGGTGCGCAGGGTCAACTGCGTGCCCGGCTCGCCAATGGATTGAGCGGCGATAATCCCTACGGCGGCGCCAATTTCTACCAGGCCGCCGCGGGCCATATCGCTGCCGTAACACAGGCTGCAAATGCCGTGTTCAAGTTGGCATTGCAGGGCCGAACGGACCATCACTTCTTGCAGGCCGGCTTTTTCAATCTGGTCGTACTCTTTTTCGCCAATCAGTTGGTTCTTTTCAACCAGTACTTCGCCGCTTTCCTTGTCCACAATCTTTTTGAGCGTCACCCGGCCTAACAGGCGTTCTTTGAAAGTTTCACCCAACCTGAAGCTATCCTCTTGAGTAACCGGGATACCCACTTTGGTGCCACAATCGTGCTCGTTGATAATTACGTCCTGGGACACGTCTACCAGGCGACGGGTCAGATAACCGGCGTCGGCGGTACGGAGGGCGGTATCGGCCAAACCTTTGCGCGCGCCGTGCGTGGAAATGAAGTATTCCAGGGCGGTCAAACCTTCGCGGAAGTTGGATCGAATGGGCAGGGCAATAATGCGCCCGCTGGGGTCGGCCATTAAGCCGCGCATGCCGGCCAACTGGCGGATAGGTTGGAAACCGCCTTTGGTGGCTCCGGAGTCGGCCATAATTTTTACCGGGCTGTTTGGGTCAATTGAGGCGCGCACGGCTTCTGTTACCTGGTCGGTGGCCTCAGTCCAGAGTTGCACGGTTTTGATATAGCGTTCCTCTTCAGTGATGAGACCGCGCCGGTATTGCTGCTCGGTATTGGCCACCTGTTCGGTTACTTTGTTCAGGATTTCTTTCTTTTCTTCAGGAACCGTGATGTCGGACACGGAAATGGTGGTGCCGGATTGGGTGGCATACTTAAAGCCCAGAGATTTGATCTGGTCTACTAATTTGGCCGTTGCTTCCAGGCCCAGGGTGTTGTAACTCAGGCCCACCAGGTCTTTTAAGGCGCCTTTGTCTAAAACTTTGTTC
The Anaerolineae bacterium genome window above contains:
- the rpsU gene encoding 30S ribosomal protein S21; the encoded protein is MSVELRAGESQESLLKRFRKEIVKSRILSTYRKKRWYVSKSEQRRLAKQRAIRKARRKMIRRQNQNF